In a single window of the Drosophila miranda strain MSH22 chromosome XL, D.miranda_PacBio2.1, whole genome shotgun sequence genome:
- the LOC108152864 gene encoding uncharacterized protein LOC108152864 isoform X2, whose amino-acid sequence MSADSPRRHPSGVGGGGGGVGGGGLRGGGGLAVPAIVPPQTVSDRSILDSAIGFINDVTLANQPVQDPKDTITWARFETCADVSDPRFGDDWELEGNAAPPLLLILGYGLGVQVWAIPANGEAVEVLSWRHGVVTALRVLPTPATAAALDENGRADEPVDAFAEKRPLVALVDGGSAAASGLLAGVGGGSGIGGGSGGGISSGSGGSASGMAQFSAVNFLSLKTGVQVKTIKFKNAVLDIQANRSAVVITFHERIAVFDARTLEDRLTITTCYPSPGINPNPIALGPRWLAYAEHKLLHSKRSGGGCDGEGVPSYTATVLNAAKSLGKGLRELGEQVAAGLTGATAGSGASSKSSSFDSASGGPDAKQSGVVTIIDVKHPVKDYSPTTGTPLSSTGGAQAGGDPIVAHFVAHSEALVAMEFDSSGMLLLTADRRGHDFHVFRVQPHPVGPCLAAVHHLYVLHRGDTSAKVQHIAFSLDSRWASVSTLRGTTHVFPITPYGGAMGARTHTSLHVVNKLSRFHRSAGLGADGRSSSPISHSESTTFVQSLQPYHNPTLPPYPRPSVVQPLAQLRQPFTLGSPPGSAGGLGGVVGVGAGVGGGIGVGSHGGGIGGGIGGGNSSQRQRQRLSSLSDDSGKPLSVCSIFAKSRSWLLEPLTTTREAPHRVQRKAVDSLFVMAGHGALIQYDLDTKLPSNVAKEKICDDTPIELEVEARAQWNLGRRKDGSHEIVPPLALDNWLIKDRHCSLLLDSAHQFDEPDERAESWLAQVEIITHAGPHRRLWMGPQFVFKNYNTPSGSNLNHVDAEAVEIGVTKTTTTTLPSTAAASSTGAGVATGVAAKERSSPLNMPLSAAASLAAASGVGSTAGRTGPGVPVLIESGSIEQSPKLMDRFRHGHLDSDYGHGDTRLKEDLADAMRESPSMAATRRETGQPSGCSASASVAAASSSVSASDNVCYYDALAEHEHLNEPDPDADVDGGGEAPDDEAALAAPEARAQAKVERRHLIEHMRLGSDGSPGSSSSSSMAALASVLPNICSYDYPTGGHHYSGGHSRIEKIVNPLGTVTDVNAGISGELQTDMLDEVVCQLAAEESVIHENCDEALFRPVVAIFCNDLVEQRNHQQQLLLAKEEQAAAAAGLGLGSKGGENDHCKPPVVLANKLIVPVIAKEVDEVLVQKEKQKSQRSQHQKAQQQKSQLRSLAAAEDAAQAQRFAELSHLNKPKGGANPSPSNNSNNSKTASSQRSATEEAAEKEEEKEASGGKASKKSKPARQKMILNNSSTSSTSTSKGADKKLPSVEAEAKEKLKKQSKELQPQNRLQDLDEIVVVMEEDGEESEPEAESDHADSLLANKSSIAAVMVSSASAQGLSLLVETTTQTGEDDTEEEEEAEDDDDVEEEEEEEKKPETMTIEKERLKEKEKLPGKEKLKLEKEKEKLREKEIIQEKQKQKEKEKLKLEKEKQLQEREREKEKEKEKEKLKLEREKQKLEKERLQEKEKLKLEKEKQLQEKERLKLEKEKEKQLQEKEREREREREREKLKLEKEKLEQEKLQAKEREKEKEKEKEKLRLEKEKLQEKEKLKEKEKQLQEKLKLEKEKEKLLEKTKEKEKIPSQEKGKGKAAEISPPTASYWVKVIEEPAPSKKPTAASTVATAVAQSSPTPSPSPWKRVGVVGDDSAAKQDYPTLGKKLSKPSSPEKLASAPEPSPFAKPRAAKENFEDFLSGMEALPPLPDLEPLEVKASEPPHLSPEGGTPLSLINFESPLQESATDMPIKITPPPRGFTEKNLVLALCGSLHYEDEQDRQRDRLRDRQLEEPKVELELKSHPYVLLMAGEDQQHTSLGTQKSTSTSNNSSGSEEIILMEEPTSKKLSKKHKRMKQLQLQQQQQQREKEREREREREKERAREREPEPEDEELRPLISISMCDSQLESHSPIKVAKASRTEEPADADDDDDEEEAEAEAEAEGEDEEEEELSQTLPEDLLHFGSSGVATSGTTATTNTATTTDSEGPIPATTSDDNLVYSSSAAASPPHKLKTKKLEHKINLIAAIEAATSSSTSSAEESSVETAGPIGSGPHADASPSPGTATATSAPNSGGASASSAIPATASSSSVVGLHVGSTVGMGVASQASATKKKTKRRKR is encoded by the exons ATGTCCGCGGACTCGCCACGCCGCCATCCGTCCGGCGTTGGCGGGGGCGGTGGCGGtgtcggaggaggaggattGCGAGGCGGCGGTGGCCTGGCTGTGCCGGCAATAGTGCCGCCCCAGACGGTATCGGATCGCTCGATACTGGACTCGGCCATTGGGTTCATCAACGATGTCACCCTGGCCAATCAGCCGGTGCAGGATCCCAAGGACACGATCACATGGGCCCGCTTCGAGACCTGTGCGGACGTGAGTGATCCCCGTTTCGGCGATGACTGGGAGCTGGAGGGGAATGCTGCCCCGCCGCTCCTCCTAATCCTCGGCTATGGCCTGGGGGTGCAGGTCTGGGCCATACCCGCCAACGGGGAGGCCGTTGAAGTGCTGTCCTGGCGCCATGGCGTCGTCACAGCCCTCCGAGTGCTGCCCACACCGGCCACGGCGGCGGCCCTTGACGAGAACGGGCGGGCCGATGAACCAGTGGATGCCTTTGCCGAGAAGCGACCCCTGGTTGCCCTCGTCGATGGTGGCAGTGCGGCGGCAAGCGGCTTGCTGGCCGGCGTCGGCGGCGGCTCTGGCATCGGTGGGGGCAGCGGCGGTGGGATCAGTTCTGGCAGCGGTGGCAGTGCCTCTGGAATGGCCCAATTCAGTGCCGTCAATTTTCTGTCGCTCAAGACGGGCGTTCAGGTGAAGACAATCAAGTTCAAGAACGCGGTGCTCGATATCCAGGCCAATCGGTCGGCGGTGGTCATCACGTTCCATGAAAGGATCGCCGTGTTCGATGCCCGCACCCTGGAGGATCGCCTAACCATCACAACCTGCTATCCCAGTCCGGG AATCAATCCCAATCCAATTGCCCTGGGACCCCGGTGGCTGGCCTATGCAGAGCACAAGCTGCTGCACTCCAAGcgcagcggcggcggctgcgATGGCGAGGGTGTGCCCAGCTATACGGCCACTGTGCTGAATGCGGCCAAATCGCTGGGCAAGGGTCTGCGAGAGCTGGGCGAACAGGTGGCCGCCGGTCTGACTGGGGCCACGGCTGGCAGCGGTGCCAGCTCCAAGAGCAGCAGCTTCGATTCGGCCAGCGGGGGTCCGGATGCCAAGCAGTCCGGCGTGGTCACCATTATCGATGTGAAG CATCCTGTAAAGGACTACAGCCCCACGACGGGCACACCCTTGAGCTCGACAGGCGGCGCCCAGGCGGGCGGTGATCCGATTGTGGCCCATTTTGTGGCCCACAGCGAGGCACTAGTGGCCATGGAGTTTGACAGCTctgggatgctgctgctgacggCCGATCGACGCGGACACGACTTTCATGTCTTCCGCGTGCAACCGCATCCGGTGGGGCCCTGTCTGGCGGCAGTGCATCATCTGTATGTGCTCCATCGGGGCGATACGAGCGCCAAGGTGCAGCACATTGCCTTCTCGCTGGACTCGCGCTGGGCGTCTGTGTCCACGCTACGCGGCACCACCCACGTCTTCCCCATAACGCCCTACGGTGGGGCCATGGGCGCAAGGACGCACACATCGCTGCATGTGGTCAACAAACTGTCGCGCTTCCATCGCAGCGCCGGCCTTGGGGCCGACGGACGCTCCAGCTCTCCCATTTCGCACTCGGAAAGCACCACATTTGTGCAGTCGCTGCAGCCGTATCACAATCCCACGCTTCCCCCCTATCCGCGGCCGTCGGTGGTCCAGCCCCTGGCCCAGCTGCGACAGCCATTTACCCTTGGTTCGCCGCCTGGTTCGGCTGGCGGCCTTGGGGGCGTAGTGGGTGTGGGGGCCGGCGTCGGCGGAGGTATTGGTGTGGGGAGCCATGGAGGCGGCATCGGCGGTGGCATCGGTGgcggcaacagcagccagagacagcgacagcgactcTCCTCGCTGTCGGATGACAGCGGAAAGCCATTGAGCGTCTGCTCGATATTCGCCAAATCGCgctcctggctgctggagcCGCTGACGACAACAAGAGAGGCACCGCATCGCGTCCAGCGCAAGGCCGTCGACTCGCTCTTCGTGATGGCCGGCCATGGAGCACTCATCCAGTATGATCTGGACACGAAGTTACCCTCAA ATGTTGCCAAAGAGAAGATTTGTGATGACACGCCCATTGAACTGGAGGTGGAGGCCCGAGCCCAATGGAATCTGGGGCGACGCAAGGATGGATCTCATGAAATCGTACCACCGCTGGCGCTAGACAATTGGCTGATCAAGGATCGCCATTGCAGCCTGCTGCTGGACAGTGCCCATCAATTCGATGAGCCCGACGAGCGTGCCGAGAGCTGGTTGGCCCAGGTCGAGATCATAACGCATGCGGGACCGCATCGACGTCTCTGGATGGGGCCGCAGTTCGTTTTCAAGAACTACAATACGCCCAGCGG CTCAAATTTGAATCATGTGGATGCTGAGGCTGTGGAGATAGGGGTTACAAAGACGACAACCACAACGCTTCCCTCAACGGCGGCTGCCTCGTCAACTGGCGCTGGTGTAGCCACCGGAGTGGCAGCCAAGGAGCGCTCGAGTCCCCTGAATATGCCACTGAGTGCGGCTGCCTCATTGGCTGCGGCCTCTGGCGTGGGAAGCACTGCAGGTCGTACTGGCCCTGGAGTGCCGGTGCTTATCGAATCCG GTAGCATTGAGCAGAGCCCCAAGCTGATGGATCGCTTCCGGCATGGCCACTTGGACTCGGACTATGGGCATGGCGATACGCGGCTAAAGGAGGACCTGGCCGATGCCATGCGAGAGTCGCCATCAATGGCAGCCACAAGACGCGAAACGG GCCAGCCATCAGGTTGTTCGGCCTCGGCTTCTGTGGCGGCAGCCTCCTCCTCCGTCTCGGCCAGCGACAATGTCTGCTACTACGACGCCCTCGCCGAGCACGAGCATCTGAACGAACCCGATCCCGATGCCGACGTGGACGGAGGAGGTGAGGCGCCGGACGATGAGGCGGCTCTGGCGGCACCGGAGGCGCGGGCCCAGGCCAAGGTGGAGCGCCGCCACCTGATCGAGCACATGAGATTGGGCAGCGACGGCAGccccggcagcagcagcagcagcagcatggcCGCCCTGGCCTCGGTGCTGCCCAACATCTGCAGCTACGATTATCCCACCGGAGGACATCACTACAGCGGCGGCCATTCCAGGATCGAGAAGATCGTCAATCCGCTGGGAACGGTGACGGACGTGAATGCGGGCATCTCGGGGGAGCTGCAGACGGACATGCTGGACGAGGTGGTGTGCCAGCTGGCCGCCGAGGAGAGCGTCATACACGAGAACTGTGACGAGGCTCTCTTCCGGCCGGTGGTGGCCATCTTCTGCAACGACCTGGTCGAACAGCGcaaccatcagcagcagctgttGCTCGCCAAGGAAGAGCaggccgccgctgccgctggctTGGGTCTGGGGTCGAAGGGCGGCGAGAATGATCACTGCAAGCCGCCGGTGGTGCTGGCCAACAAGCTGATTGTCCCTGTCATTGCCAAGGAGGTGGACGAGGTGCTTGTCCAAAAGGAGAAGCAAAAGTCACAGAGGTCCCAGCACCAAAAGGCGCAGCAGCAGAAGTCGCAGCTCAGATCCCTTGCCGCTGCCGAAGATGCGGCCCAGGCGCAGCGATTTGCCGAGCTCTCGCATCTCAACAAGCCCAAAGGAGGGGCTAATCCGAGtcccagcaacaacagcaataacAGCAAAACTGCCAGCAGTCAGAGGAGCGCCACAGAGGAGGCGgcggagaaggaggaggagaaggaggccaGTGGTGGCAAGGCGTCCAAGAAATCCAAGCCAGCCAGGCAGAAGATGATCCtcaacaacagcagcaccagcagcaccagcaccagcaaaGGAGCAGACAAGAAGCTGCCTTCAGTGGAAGCGGAAGCGAAGGAGAAGCTCAAGAAGCAGTCGAAGGAGTTGCAGCCGCAGAATCGATTGCAGGATCTTGATGAAATAGTTGTAGTCATGGAAGAGGATGGGGAGGAATCGGAGCCAGAGGCAGAGTCGGATCATGCCGATAGTTTGCTGGCCAATAAGAGCAGCATTGCCGCTGTCATGGTGAGCAGTGCCAGCGCCCAAGGATTGAGTCTCCTTGTGGAGACGACCACTCAGACGGGGGAGGATGAtacagaggaggaggaggaggctgaagatgatgatgatgtggaggaggaggaggaggaggagaagaagcCAGAAACCATGACAATCGAAAAAGAGAGACTCAAAGAGAAGGAGAAACTTCCAGGGAAGGAAAAGCTAAAGCTGgaaaaggagaaggagaagcttCGGGAGAAGGAGATTATCCAGGAGAAGCAGAAGCAAAAGGAAAAGGAGAAGCTGAAGCTGGAAAAAGAGAAGCAGCTCCAAGAGAGGGAAAGGGagaaggaaaaggaaaaggagAAGGAAAAACTAAAGCTCGAGAGGGAAAAGCAGAAGCTGGAGAAAGAAAGGCTTCAAGAGAAGGAAAAGCTGAAGCTCGAAAAGGAAAAGCAGCTCCAAGAGAAGGAGAGATTGAAGCTCGAAAAGGAAAAGGAGAAGCAGCTCcaagagaaggagagagaaagagaaagagagagggaaagggaGAAGCTAAAACTCGAAAAGGAAAAGCTAGAACAAGAAAAGCTTCAAGCTAAAGAAAgggaaaaggaaaaagaaaaagaaaaggagaaGCTTCGTCTCGAAAAGGAAAAACTTCAGGAAAAGGAGAAGCTCAAAGAGAAGGAGAAACAGCTCCAGGAGAAGCTCAAGCTGgaaaaggagaaggagaaacTGCTCGAGAAAACCAAGGAAAAAGAGAAGATCCCAAGCCAGGAGAAGGGCAAAGGCAAAGCAGCTGAGATCTCTCCGCCAACCGCGAGCTACTGGGTAAAAGTGATAGAGGAACCGGCCCCCAGCAAGAAACCTACTGCCGCCTCCACCGTGGCCACCGCAGTGGCCCAGTCCAGTCCcactcccagtcccagtccctggAAGAGAGTCGGAGTCGTCGGCGATGACAGCGCCGCCAAGCAGGACTATCCCACGCTGGGCAAGAAGCTGAGCAAGCCCAGCAGTCCGGAGAAGCTGGCCTCCGCCCCAGAGCCGAGCCCGTTCGCCAAGCCCCGAGCAGCCAAAGAGAACTTTGAGGACTTTCTGAGCGGAATGGAGGCGCTGCCACCGCTGCCCGATCTCGAGCCGCTCGAGGTGAAGGCGAGTGAGCCGCCGCACCTCAGCCCGGAGGGGGGGACGCCGCTCAGCCTGATCAATTTCGAGAGTCCGCTGCAGGAGAGTGCGACGGATATGCCGATCAAGATCACGCCGCCGCCACGGGGATTCACCGAGAAGAACCTTGTGCTGGCCCTGTGCGGATCCCTGCACTATGAGGACGAGCAGGATCGGCAGAGGGATCGGCTCCGGGACCGGCAGCTGGAGGAGCCCAAAGTGGAACTGGAACTGAAGTCCCACCCGTACGTGTTGCTGATGGCCGGAGAGGACCAACAGCATACGTCGCTGGGCACTCAGAAGTCCACATCCACGTCGAACAACTCATCCGGCTCCGAGGAGATCATCCTCATGGAGGAGCCAACCAGCAAGAAGCTCAGCAAGAAGCACAAACGAATGaagcagctccagctccagcagcagcagcagcagcgcgaGAAAGAGCGAGAGCGGGAGCGGGAAAGGGAGAAGGAGCGTGCCAGAGAGcgggagccagagccagaagaTGAGGAACTGCGTCCGCTTATCAGCATCAGTATGTGCGACTCCCAGCTGGAGAGCCACTCGCCCATTAAAGTGGCAAAGGCCAGTCGAACAGAGGAGCCTGCCGATGcggacgatgatgatgatgaggaggaggcggaAGCGGAAGCGGAAGCGGAGGGggaggacgaagaagaggaGGAGCTGAGCCAAACACTGCCCGAGGATTTGCTGCACTTTGGGAGCAGTGGCGTGGCGACCAGCGGCACCACCGCCACTACGAACACCGCAACCACCACAGACAGCGAGGGACCCATCCCGGCCACCACATCCGATGACAATCTCGTCTATAGTTCATCCGCAGCCGCATCGCCCCCGCACAAGCTCAAGACCAAGAAGCTGGAGCATAAAATCAATCTGATAGCAGCCATCGAGGCGGCCACCTCCTCGTCCACTTCCTCGGCGGAGGAGAGCAGCGTGGAGACGGCCGGTCCCATCGGCAGTGGACCCCATGCGGATGCGAGCCCATCGCCAGGCACGGCCACGGCCACCTCGGCCCCCAACTCTGGCGGTGCGTCAGCGAGCTCTGCCATTCCCGCGACCGCATCCAGCTCCTCCGTTGTGGGCCTCCATGTGGGCTCCACTGTGGGCATGGGCGTGGCCAGTCAGGCGAGTGCcacaaagaagaagacgaagCGGCGCAAGAGATAA
- the LOC108152864 gene encoding breast carcinoma-amplified sequence 3 homolog isoform X3 produces MSADSPRRHPSGVGGGGGGVGGGGLRGGGGLAVPAIVPPQTVSDRSILDSAIGFINDVTLANQPVQDPKDTITWARFETCADVSDPRFGDDWELEGNAAPPLLLILGYGLGVQVWAIPANGEAVEVLSWRHGVVTALRVLPTPATAAALDENGRADEPVDAFAEKRPLVALVDGGSAAASGLLAGVGGGSGIGGGSGGGISSGSGGSASGMAQFSAVNFLSLKTGVQVKTIKFKNAVLDIQANRSAVVITFHERIAVFDARTLEDRLTITTCYPSPGINPNPIALGPRWLAYAEHKLLHSKRSGGGCDGEGVPSYTATVLNAAKSLGKGLRELGEQVAAGLTGATAGSGASSKSSSFDSASGGPDAKQSGVVTIIDVKHPVKDYSPTTGTPLSSTGGAQAGGDPIVAHFVAHSEALVAMEFDSSGMLLLTADRRGHDFHVFRVQPHPVGPCLAAVHHLYVLHRGDTSAKVQHIAFSLDSRWASVSTLRGTTHVFPITPYGGAMGARTHTSLHVVNKLSRFHRSAGLGADGRSSSPISHSESTTFVQSLQPYHNPTLPPYPRPSVVQPLAQLRQPFTLGSPPGSAGGLGGVVGVGAGVGGGIGVGSHGGGIGGGIGGGNSSQRQRQRLSSLSDDSGKPLSVCSIFAKSRSWLLEPLTTTREAPHRVQRKAVDSLFVMAGHGALIQYDLDTKLPSNVAKEKICDDTPIELEVEARAQWNLGRRKDGSHEIVPPLALDNWLIKDRHCSLLLDSAHQFDEPDERAESWLAQVEIITHAGPHRRLWMGPQFVFKNYNTPSGSNLNHVDAEAVEIGVTKTTTTTLPSTAAASSTGAGVATGVAAKERSSPLNMPLSAAASLAAASGVGSTAGRTGPGVPVLIESGSYSSIEQSPKLMDRFRHGHLDSDYGHGDTRLKEDLADAMRESPSMAATRRETANYFTKDQLDGLSHNNNNNNNNNIIFSPGKGGINKPNNVNPNVNASAIGNHYKSQRSHESAVDSSLAGAEQPPPKATQVTQVAYDGGELSTVVNIEVFDDQLSMSSISTNSRLSLEGPPSQSSPPLSLTNGLGLMDTNLMHFSESTAATRATRAAAAGPQPDTELEVEVDLDAVDEGDDEAVDQGLEERSMRRRNL; encoded by the exons ATGTCCGCGGACTCGCCACGCCGCCATCCGTCCGGCGTTGGCGGGGGCGGTGGCGGtgtcggaggaggaggattGCGAGGCGGCGGTGGCCTGGCTGTGCCGGCAATAGTGCCGCCCCAGACGGTATCGGATCGCTCGATACTGGACTCGGCCATTGGGTTCATCAACGATGTCACCCTGGCCAATCAGCCGGTGCAGGATCCCAAGGACACGATCACATGGGCCCGCTTCGAGACCTGTGCGGACGTGAGTGATCCCCGTTTCGGCGATGACTGGGAGCTGGAGGGGAATGCTGCCCCGCCGCTCCTCCTAATCCTCGGCTATGGCCTGGGGGTGCAGGTCTGGGCCATACCCGCCAACGGGGAGGCCGTTGAAGTGCTGTCCTGGCGCCATGGCGTCGTCACAGCCCTCCGAGTGCTGCCCACACCGGCCACGGCGGCGGCCCTTGACGAGAACGGGCGGGCCGATGAACCAGTGGATGCCTTTGCCGAGAAGCGACCCCTGGTTGCCCTCGTCGATGGTGGCAGTGCGGCGGCAAGCGGCTTGCTGGCCGGCGTCGGCGGCGGCTCTGGCATCGGTGGGGGCAGCGGCGGTGGGATCAGTTCTGGCAGCGGTGGCAGTGCCTCTGGAATGGCCCAATTCAGTGCCGTCAATTTTCTGTCGCTCAAGACGGGCGTTCAGGTGAAGACAATCAAGTTCAAGAACGCGGTGCTCGATATCCAGGCCAATCGGTCGGCGGTGGTCATCACGTTCCATGAAAGGATCGCCGTGTTCGATGCCCGCACCCTGGAGGATCGCCTAACCATCACAACCTGCTATCCCAGTCCGGG AATCAATCCCAATCCAATTGCCCTGGGACCCCGGTGGCTGGCCTATGCAGAGCACAAGCTGCTGCACTCCAAGcgcagcggcggcggctgcgATGGCGAGGGTGTGCCCAGCTATACGGCCACTGTGCTGAATGCGGCCAAATCGCTGGGCAAGGGTCTGCGAGAGCTGGGCGAACAGGTGGCCGCCGGTCTGACTGGGGCCACGGCTGGCAGCGGTGCCAGCTCCAAGAGCAGCAGCTTCGATTCGGCCAGCGGGGGTCCGGATGCCAAGCAGTCCGGCGTGGTCACCATTATCGATGTGAAG CATCCTGTAAAGGACTACAGCCCCACGACGGGCACACCCTTGAGCTCGACAGGCGGCGCCCAGGCGGGCGGTGATCCGATTGTGGCCCATTTTGTGGCCCACAGCGAGGCACTAGTGGCCATGGAGTTTGACAGCTctgggatgctgctgctgacggCCGATCGACGCGGACACGACTTTCATGTCTTCCGCGTGCAACCGCATCCGGTGGGGCCCTGTCTGGCGGCAGTGCATCATCTGTATGTGCTCCATCGGGGCGATACGAGCGCCAAGGTGCAGCACATTGCCTTCTCGCTGGACTCGCGCTGGGCGTCTGTGTCCACGCTACGCGGCACCACCCACGTCTTCCCCATAACGCCCTACGGTGGGGCCATGGGCGCAAGGACGCACACATCGCTGCATGTGGTCAACAAACTGTCGCGCTTCCATCGCAGCGCCGGCCTTGGGGCCGACGGACGCTCCAGCTCTCCCATTTCGCACTCGGAAAGCACCACATTTGTGCAGTCGCTGCAGCCGTATCACAATCCCACGCTTCCCCCCTATCCGCGGCCGTCGGTGGTCCAGCCCCTGGCCCAGCTGCGACAGCCATTTACCCTTGGTTCGCCGCCTGGTTCGGCTGGCGGCCTTGGGGGCGTAGTGGGTGTGGGGGCCGGCGTCGGCGGAGGTATTGGTGTGGGGAGCCATGGAGGCGGCATCGGCGGTGGCATCGGTGgcggcaacagcagccagagacagcgacagcgactcTCCTCGCTGTCGGATGACAGCGGAAAGCCATTGAGCGTCTGCTCGATATTCGCCAAATCGCgctcctggctgctggagcCGCTGACGACAACAAGAGAGGCACCGCATCGCGTCCAGCGCAAGGCCGTCGACTCGCTCTTCGTGATGGCCGGCCATGGAGCACTCATCCAGTATGATCTGGACACGAAGTTACCCTCAA ATGTTGCCAAAGAGAAGATTTGTGATGACACGCCCATTGAACTGGAGGTGGAGGCCCGAGCCCAATGGAATCTGGGGCGACGCAAGGATGGATCTCATGAAATCGTACCACCGCTGGCGCTAGACAATTGGCTGATCAAGGATCGCCATTGCAGCCTGCTGCTGGACAGTGCCCATCAATTCGATGAGCCCGACGAGCGTGCCGAGAGCTGGTTGGCCCAGGTCGAGATCATAACGCATGCGGGACCGCATCGACGTCTCTGGATGGGGCCGCAGTTCGTTTTCAAGAACTACAATACGCCCAGCGG CTCAAATTTGAATCATGTGGATGCTGAGGCTGTGGAGATAGGGGTTACAAAGACGACAACCACAACGCTTCCCTCAACGGCGGCTGCCTCGTCAACTGGCGCTGGTGTAGCCACCGGAGTGGCAGCCAAGGAGCGCTCGAGTCCCCTGAATATGCCACTGAGTGCGGCTGCCTCATTGGCTGCGGCCTCTGGCGTGGGAAGCACTGCAGGTCGTACTGGCCCTGGAGTGCCGGTGCTTATCGAATCCGGTTCGTATA GTAGCATTGAGCAGAGCCCCAAGCTGATGGATCGCTTCCGGCATGGCCACTTGGACTCGGACTATGGGCATGGCGATACGCGGCTAAAGGAGGACCTGGCCGATGCCATGCGAGAGTCGCCATCAATGGCAGCCACAAGACGCGAAACGG CCAATTACTTTACCAAGGACCAGCTAGATGGATTGTCacacaacaataacaataacaacaacaacaatataaTCTTCTCACCAGGCAAGGGCGGCATCAACAAGCCCAACAATGTAAATCCCAATGTAAATGCCAGTGCCATTGGCAATCACTATAAATCCCAGAGATCCCATGAGTCTGCAGTTGATTCTTCGTTGGCTGGAGCCGAGCAGCCGCCCCCGAAGGCCACCCAGGTGACCCAGGTGGCCTACGATGGCGGCGAACTGTCGACGGTGGTGAACATCGAGGTCTTCGACGACCAGCTGAGCAtgagcagcatcagcaccaaCAGCCGCCTTTCGCTGGAGGGACCGCCCTCGCAGTCCTCGCCGCCACTCAGCCTCACCAACGGCCTGGGCCTTATGGACACCAACCTGATGCATTTCAGCGAGAGCACGGCGGCGACTAGAGCCACCAGAGCCGCCGCAGCTGGACCGCAGCCAGACACCGAGCTGGAGGTGGAAGTCGATCTGGATGCGGTGGATGAGGGCGACGATGAGGCGGTGGATCAGGGCCTGGAGGAGAGATCGATGCGCAGACGGAATTTGTGA